The Rhipicephalus sanguineus isolate Rsan-2018 chromosome 7, BIME_Rsan_1.4, whole genome shotgun sequence genome includes a window with the following:
- the LOC119399756 gene encoding sodium-dependent glucose transporter 1A has protein sequence MRGTMIKSAQLNPFKNIRYHKLRSENDSRGSSASEKNFTPRVRLWLNLGRTCNVSLGNLGMGLITALAGVALLDLGEIYGADISNVSHLITTRSVGGLLGSLLGGKLYDTYNTQITSILMLLLTSVTVLMVPLCQVLLVAHFMVFFMGLSLGAFGTGSNVWIINMWPEDSSPALHIFHFAFAVGSLVAPLIARPFLSPGTTSSVAPGNSTHFPYEASNLGYDFEPSPSATGNDTSKVSTSDAETPDYYGSGQSTVYYAFAIVSAFYLFLVISMTLMYCIDKSDFRRQAARGAKSDGNGAVRNGKPEGDVRYSRISLALLSVYECVYVALECTTSQMLTTFAVKSSFSKADASRVAAVYFTFFAASRLVAAIVALKVSSLLTLIFTHGILLTTAAVMTVWCSDNALVLWVGSAITGFGQGPVKAAIVAWTAEYITISNKMMSVVVVTGSIGNLAPALLVGQFIDRDPASFLYVSLGTVLLSLVIFLGMYAYMTRRATSRSRASVQIAADSKNTGDTPLI, from the exons ATGCGTGGGACTATGATCAAGAGTGCGCAGCTTAACCCCTTCAAAAATATACGTTATCACAAGCTGCGGAGCGAAAATGACAGCAG GGGCAGCAGTGCTTCGGAGAAGAATTTCACCCCTCGCGTTCGACTGTGGCTCAATTTGGGCCGAACATGCAACGTGAGTCTCGGAAACCTGGGAATG GGTCTGATCACAGCCCTTGCGGGTGTTGCACTTCTCGACTTGGGTGAAATCTACGGCGCCGACATTTCTAATGTTTCTCACCTGATAACTACGCGCAGCGTTGGAGGCCTGCTTGGATCTCTGCTAG GAGGCAAGCTGTACGACACCTACAACACTCAAATCACGTCCATCCTCATGCTGTTGTTGACAAGCGTCACGGTGCTGATGGTTCCACTGTGCCAAGTCCTGCTCGTAGCTCACTTCATGGTCTTCTTCATGGGTCTCAGCTTGGGAGCATTCGGCACGG GGTCCAACGTCTGGATCATCAACATGTGGCCGGAGGACAGCAGTCCGGCGCTTCACATTTTCCACTTCGCGTTCGCCGTCGGTTCCCTGGTGGCTCCTCTCATAGCCAGGCCGTTTCTGTCGCCCGGAACCACCTCCTCCGTTGCCCCCGGCAACTCGACCCACTTTCCGTACGAAGCGTCCAACCTCGGCTACGACTTCGAACCGTCACCCAGCGCGACCGGCAACGATACCTCCAAAGTCTCGACGTCCGACGCGGAGACTCCCGACTACTACGGCTCGGGTCAGAGCACTGTGTACTACGCGTTCGCCATCGTCAGCGCTTTCTATTTGTTCCTCGTTATCTCGATGACTCTCATGTACTGCATCGACAAGTCCGATTTCAGGCGACAGGCGGCGCGGGGAGCGAAGAGCGACGGAAATGGAGCGGTCCGGAACGGAAAACCGGAAGGCGACGTCCGCTACAGCCGGATCTCGTTGGCCCTGCTGAGCGTCTACGAATGCGTCTACGTCGCGCTCGAATGCACGACGTCTCAGATGCTGACAACCTTCGCGGTCAAGAGCAGCTTCTCAAAAGCGGACGCGTCTCGCGTCGCCGCTGTGTACTTCACTTTCTTCGCAGCGAGCCGCTTGGTCGCGGCGATTGTAGCCTTGAAGGTATCTTCCCTGCTGACGCTTATCTTCACTCACGGTATCCTATTGACTACGGCGGCGGTGATGACCGTGTGGTGCTCCGATAACGCGCTCGTGCTCTGGGTCGGCAGCGCCATCACTGGGTTCGGCCAAGGGCCCGTCAAGGCGGCGATCGTCGCCTGGACTGCGGAGTACATAACCATCAGCAACAAAATGATGTCGGTGGTCGTGGTCACTGGCAGTATCGGAAACCTAGCGCCGGCGCTTCTCGTGGGACAGTTCATAGATCGCGACCCCGCATCTTTCCTCTACGTGTCCCTGGGCACCGTGTTGCTCTCTTTGGTCATATTTCTAGGCATGTACGCTTACATGACCAGGAGGGCCACTTCAAGGTCGCGCGCCAGCGTTCAAATCGCTGCAGATTCGAAGAATACGGGGGACACGCCCTTGATCTAA